The Triticum dicoccoides isolate Atlit2015 ecotype Zavitan chromosome 6A, WEW_v2.0, whole genome shotgun sequence genome has a window encoding:
- the LOC119316798 gene encoding rho guanine nucleotide exchange factor 8-like, giving the protein MVRFLRRHSLDKSNSHTHLRKEEQESNSCTESDTAEMQEPGGNGGGGAPPLPNGRTAPRSRLARDGPPSDLDVMKERFAKLLLGEDMSGTGKGVPSALALSNAITNLAASVFGEHRKLEPMAPDTKERWKKEVGWLLSVTDHIVEFVPTRQTAENGTTMEIMSTAQRRDLQMNIPALRKLDAMLIGYMDNFVDQTEFWYEKGGDNKRDDDKWWMPTVKVPAGGLSDVTRKWLQYQKECVNQVLKAAMAINAQVLVEMEIPEIYIESLPKKGKTSLGDAIYRSITDEEFDPIEFLEGVDLSTEHKVLDLKNRIEASTIIWKRKMQTKDAKSSWGSIISFEKREQFEERAETILHLLKLQFPGAPQSQLDISKIQYNRDVGYALLESYSRVLESLAYSVISRIEDVLGADAAATNLTASEAARRQLEMNAPRKLDAREELEKLNEAPASMTLYDFMGWHFDQDELMRKKEGGTLDEAGEAMLLKKAPSLAPKKFSYVDSLTGGVRSPSARH; this is encoded by the exons ATGGTGCGGTTCCTCCGGCGGCATAGCCTTGACAAGAGCAACTCGCACACCCACCTACGGAAGGAGGAGCAAGAGAGCAACAGCTGTACAGAAAGCGACACGGCGGAGATGCAAGAGCCCGGTGGCAATGGCGGCGGGGGTGCTCCCCCGCTGCCCAACGGCCGGACGGCGCCTCGCTCCCGTCTCGCACGCGACGGGCCGCCCTCAG ATTTGGACGTGATGAAGGAGAGATTTGCGAAGCTGCTGCTTGGAGAGGACATGTCAGGGACCGGGAAAGGCGTGCCGTCGGCTCTAGCGCTGTCCAACGCCATCACCAACCTGGCCGCGTCCGTCTTTGGGGAGCACCGCAAGCTGGAACCCATGGCGCCGGACACCAAGGAGCGGTGGAAGAAGGAGGTCGGCTGGTTGCTGTCCGTCACCGACCACATCGTCGAGTTTGTCCCGACAAGACAGACCGCCGAGAACGGCACTACCATGGAG ATCATGTCGACAGCGCAGCGTCGCGACCTGCAGATGAATATCCCCGCTCTGCGCAAGCTAGACGCCATGCTGATT GGTTACATGGACAACTTCGTGGACCAGACCGAGTTCTGGTACGAGAAGGGCGGCGACAACAAGCGCGACGACGACAAGTGGTGGATGCCGACGGTGAAGGTGCCGGCGGGGGGCCTGTCGGATGTGACCCGCAAGTGGCTGCAGTACCAGAAGGAGTGCGTGAACCAGGTGCTCAAGGCCGCCATGGCCATCAACGCGCAGgtgctggtggagatggagatcccAGAGATCTACATCGAGTCGCTCCCCAAGAAGGGCAAGACGAGCCTGGGCGACGCCATCTACCGGAGCATCACCGACGAGGAGTTCGATCCGATCGAGTTCCTGGAAGGGGTGGACCTGTCGACGGAGCACAAGGTGCTTGATCTCAAGAACCGCATCGAGGCCTCCACCATCATCTGGAAGCGCAAGATGCAGACCAAGGACGCCAAGTCCTCCTGGGGTTCCATCATCAGCTTCGAGAAGCGCGAGCAGTTCGAGGAGCGCGCCGAGACCATCCTCCACCTCCTCAAGCTTCAGTTCCCCGGAGCCCCACAGTCACAGCTCGACATCTCCAAGATCCAATACAACAGG GATGTTGGTTACGCGCTCCTGGAGAGCTACTCGCGCGTCCTAGAGAGCCTGGCGTATAGCGTGATCTCGAGGATCGAGGACGTGCTGGGTGCGGACGCGGCGGCCACGAACctgacggcgagcgaggcggctcGGAGGCAGCTGGAGATGAACGCGCCAAGGAAGCTGGACGCCAGGGAGGAGCTGGAGAAGCTCAACGAGGCGCCGGCGTCCATGACGCTCTACGACTTCATGGGATGGCACTTCGACCAGGACGAGCTCAtgaggaagaaggaggggggcacGCTCGACGAGGCCGGCGAGGCcatgctgctcaagaaggcgccaaGCCTCGCCCCCAAGAAGTTCTCCTACGTGGACAGCCTCACCGGCGGCGTAAGGAGCCCCTCCGCGCGTCACTGA